The following coding sequences are from one Gemmatimonadales bacterium window:
- a CDS encoding TIGR03936 family radical SAM-associated protein has protein sequence MGSLLEREVLPLVAKPHRYVGHELGVVRNNWDAAGVRMLFCYPDAYEVGMSHVGTQILYHVVNRRPDWVMERAYAPWPDMERQMRERRIPLFSLESRRAAREFDVIGFTLQSELTYTNVLTMLDLAGVPLRQCDRGPGDPLVLGGGPCASNPEPLAAFFDAFLVGDAEDALPEILEIVAAEKRGDRDSGVGIGEPVVASLPSADSPLSAPQTPTPNPAPPARERLLRRLATEVAGVYVPCLYDVPAGGGTARPADARLPWPVVARTVPVLRPEDHPTRMLVPMTEVAHERLPIEVQRGCVRGCRFCQAGYLYRPAREREVADCVAIAEQGLRHGGNEEISLLSLSTADHSEVEALVDGVSRLAARQGVAVALPSLRADAFSVALAAAASRVRRTGFTFAPEAGSERLRRVINKGLSETEILLAVERAMDAGWPSVKLYLMVGHPTECQADLEELASLVDRIRAIVRRHPGTGRGVVLSISPFVPRPHTPFQFERQDDLDETRAKLRWLKKRLSSPGVQVKYHDLDGTAIEGLVSRGGRETADLIEGAWRRGARFDGWTEQLRMDAWRGSLDATHRTPGEAFGARDEDEALPWEVVSYGIGREWFLRERHKAYAGVETDECKLHRCSACGVCDFEVLQNRLADQSLVGDGLQVVEEEGRSDNLPPATHHRSLRLRYAKDAPLRFLSHLDVLRELLRTCRRAALPLRYSEGFAPRPKLGAGPSLATGWTSSSEWLDLELSGEWDAGRLAALLEELNRHAAPGLRFLAAGVLPEKSLSLNAAVERSAYRATFPQPPFASAFADLDAGCRAFLARDAVRYERERRGQGGRSKRLDLRPFVHDLAALDGRTVALELRTASDGSAKPTEILEAACGVPRHLLPLIQIHKTDTWCADGGSPLAACAVTAGDDTVETGNSDQWQPAGDPRGDSGGRHPC, from the coding sequence TTGGGCTCCTTGCTGGAGCGCGAGGTCCTTCCGCTGGTCGCCAAGCCACACCGCTACGTCGGCCACGAACTCGGCGTCGTCCGCAACAATTGGGATGCCGCGGGGGTCCGGATGCTGTTCTGCTATCCCGACGCCTACGAGGTCGGGATGAGCCACGTGGGGACCCAGATCCTCTACCACGTGGTGAACCGGCGGCCGGACTGGGTGATGGAGCGGGCGTATGCGCCCTGGCCCGACATGGAGCGGCAGATGCGGGAGCGACGCATCCCGCTGTTCTCCCTCGAGAGCCGGCGCGCCGCGCGGGAGTTCGACGTCATCGGCTTCACCCTGCAGTCGGAGCTGACGTACACGAACGTCCTGACGATGCTCGATCTGGCTGGCGTGCCGCTGCGGCAGTGCGACCGCGGACCGGGGGACCCGTTGGTGCTGGGCGGTGGCCCCTGCGCCTCCAACCCCGAGCCGCTCGCGGCCTTCTTCGACGCGTTCCTGGTCGGGGACGCCGAGGACGCTTTGCCGGAGATTCTGGAAATCGTCGCGGCCGAGAAGCGGGGGGATCGGGATTCGGGGGTGGGGATTGGGGAGCCCGTGGTCGCCAGTCTGCCGTCGGCGGACTCGCCACTCAGCGCGCCCCAAACCCCAACCCCCAACCCTGCACCCCCCGCCCGAGAGCGCCTCTTGCGCCGGCTCGCCACAGAAGTCGCGGGGGTCTACGTACCGTGCCTGTACGACGTCCCCGCCGGCGGCGGCACCGCCCGCCCGGCCGATGCCCGGCTGCCCTGGCCGGTCGTCGCCCGGACCGTTCCCGTGCTCCGCCCCGAGGATCATCCGACCCGGATGCTGGTCCCGATGACGGAGGTCGCGCACGAGCGACTCCCGATCGAGGTTCAGCGCGGTTGCGTGCGGGGCTGCCGCTTCTGCCAGGCCGGCTATCTGTACCGGCCGGCGCGCGAGCGGGAGGTTGCCGACTGCGTCGCCATCGCGGAGCAGGGGTTGCGGCACGGCGGCAACGAGGAGATCTCGCTGCTCTCGCTGTCCACGGCCGACCACTCCGAGGTGGAGGCGCTGGTGGACGGCGTGAGCCGCCTCGCCGCGCGGCAGGGCGTCGCCGTGGCCCTGCCGAGCCTGAGGGCGGACGCCTTCTCGGTCGCGCTGGCCGCGGCGGCGTCGCGGGTGCGCCGCACCGGATTCACGTTCGCGCCGGAGGCCGGCTCGGAGCGGCTCCGGAGGGTGATCAACAAGGGCTTGTCGGAGACCGAGATCCTGCTCGCCGTCGAGCGGGCGATGGACGCCGGCTGGCCGAGCGTGAAGTTGTACCTGATGGTGGGGCATCCCACCGAGTGCCAGGCGGACCTCGAGGAGCTGGCCTCGCTGGTGGATCGGATCCGCGCCATCGTGCGGCGCCATCCTGGAACGGGGCGCGGCGTGGTGCTGAGCATCTCGCCGTTCGTGCCGCGTCCGCACACGCCGTTCCAGTTCGAGCGCCAGGACGACCTGGACGAAACGCGCGCGAAGCTCCGCTGGCTCAAGAAGCGGTTGTCGAGCCCCGGCGTGCAGGTCAAGTACCACGACCTCGACGGGACCGCGATCGAGGGGCTCGTCTCGCGCGGCGGGCGGGAGACCGCGGACCTGATCGAGGGCGCGTGGCGGCGCGGGGCGCGGTTCGATGGCTGGACCGAGCAGCTCCGGATGGACGCCTGGCGCGGGTCGCTGGACGCGACGCACCGGACGCCGGGGGAGGCGTTCGGCGCGCGCGACGAGGACGAGGCGCTGCCCTGGGAGGTGGTGTCCTACGGAATCGGTCGCGAGTGGTTCCTGCGCGAGCGCCACAAGGCCTATGCCGGAGTCGAGACCGACGAGTGCAAGCTGCACCGCTGCTCGGCGTGCGGGGTGTGTGATTTCGAGGTGCTCCAGAACCGCTTGGCGGACCAGTCGTTGGTAGGTGATGGGTTGCAGGTTGTGGAGGAGGAAGGCCGTTCCGACAACCTGCCACCCGCAACCCACCACCGGTCTCTCCGCCTCCGTTACGCGAAGGACGCGCCGCTCCGGTTTCTCTCGCACCTCGACGTCCTCCGCGAGCTCCTGCGCACCTGTCGGCGTGCCGCGTTGCCGCTCAGGTACTCCGAGGGCTTCGCCCCGCGGCCGAAGCTCGGCGCGGGACCGTCGCTGGCGACGGGGTGGACGTCGTCGAGCGAGTGGCTGGACCTCGAGCTGTCGGGCGAGTGGGACGCCGGTCGCCTGGCGGCATTGCTCGAGGAGCTGAACCGGCACGCAGCGCCCGGCCTGCGGTTCCTGGCCGCCGGCGTGCTGCCCGAGAAGAGCCTCTCCCTGAACGCTGCGGTCGAGCGCAGCGCGTACCGCGCGACGTTCCCGCAGCCGCCGTTCGCGTCCGCGTTCGCGGACCTGGACGCCGGCTGCCGGGCGTTCCTGGCGCGGGACGCGGTGCGTTACGAGCGCGAGCGGCGGGGGCAGGGTGGCAGGAGCAAACGGCTGGATCTTCGTCCGTTCGTGCACGACCTGGCGGCGCTGGACGGCCGCACGGTCGCGCTCGAGCTGCGGACGGCAAGCGACGGGTCGGCGAAGCCGACCGAGATACTCGAGGCGGCGTGCGGGGTGCCGAGGCACCTCCTGCCCCTCATCCAAATTCACAAGACGGACACCTGGTGCGCGGACGGCGGTTCGCCGCTCGCCGCGTGCGCGGTGACCGCCGGAGACGACACAGTTGAAACGGGAAATTCTGATCAATGGCAGCCCGCGGGAGACCCGCGTGGCGATTCTGGAGGACGACACCCTTGTTGA
- a CDS encoding ATP-binding protein, with product MPSPELLDRLLEHQALARAPRQELAWLVEHGDFRPFAVGDVTTRRGEPEEWLRIVLSGRLAIHLDRGAGSRRVVEWRGGDVCGLMPYSRGGAPPGDTVVEEPTDTLGIHRDHMAALIRECPTVTATLVHAMLDRARHITSSESHDEKLVSLGRLAAGLAHELNNPASAAARSGLGLAPVLEEAESAARALAAARLADAQLAAIDRLRQACLSGPLPRAQSPLERGDREDAIGAWLEAHAVAQDPAPALAETHVTVAALDVLARDVAGGPLEAALRWVAAGCSLRTLAADVRTATSRISELVAAVRGFTAVDRAPGAEAVDIRPGIRDTVTVLGAKARAKSADVVLDLAGDLPGVQGSGAELNQVWANLIDNALDAVAASGHVAITARSERGRVVVEVVDDGPGIPRQDQRRVFDPFYTTKGVGQGSGLGLDIVRRLVQRHGGEIDLESRPGRTAFRVSLPVLL from the coding sequence ATGCCGAGCCCCGAACTGCTCGACCGCCTGCTAGAGCATCAGGCCCTCGCCCGAGCGCCGCGCCAGGAGCTGGCCTGGCTGGTGGAGCACGGCGATTTCCGCCCCTTCGCGGTGGGCGACGTGACGACGCGGCGTGGGGAGCCGGAGGAGTGGCTGCGGATCGTCCTCTCCGGACGTCTCGCGATCCATCTCGATCGCGGCGCCGGCTCGCGGCGGGTGGTCGAGTGGCGAGGCGGCGACGTATGCGGGCTCATGCCGTACTCGCGCGGAGGGGCGCCGCCCGGAGACACGGTGGTCGAGGAGCCGACCGACACCCTGGGGATTCACCGCGATCACATGGCCGCGCTGATACGCGAATGCCCCACCGTGACGGCCACGCTCGTGCACGCGATGCTCGACCGGGCGCGTCACATCACCTCGAGCGAGTCCCACGACGAGAAGCTGGTCTCGCTCGGCAGGCTGGCCGCCGGACTGGCGCACGAATTGAACAACCCGGCGTCCGCCGCCGCGCGCAGCGGCCTGGGGCTCGCCCCCGTGCTGGAGGAGGCCGAATCGGCCGCGCGTGCCCTGGCCGCGGCGCGGCTCGCGGACGCACAACTCGCAGCCATCGACCGCCTGCGGCAGGCGTGCCTGTCCGGGCCGCTCCCGAGGGCACAGTCGCCGCTGGAGCGCGGTGACCGGGAGGACGCCATCGGCGCCTGGCTCGAGGCGCACGCCGTCGCCCAGGACCCGGCCCCGGCCCTGGCGGAGACCCACGTCACGGTGGCGGCGCTCGACGTGCTCGCGCGCGACGTCGCCGGCGGTCCGCTCGAGGCCGCGCTGCGGTGGGTCGCCGCGGGCTGCTCGCTGCGCACGCTGGCCGCCGACGTCCGGACGGCCACGTCGAGGATCTCGGAGCTGGTCGCCGCGGTCAGAGGCTTCACGGCAGTGGATCGCGCGCCCGGGGCCGAGGCCGTCGACATCCGGCCAGGCATCCGGGACACGGTGACCGTGCTGGGCGCCAAGGCGCGGGCGAAGTCGGCGGACGTGGTCCTGGATCTCGCCGGGGACCTGCCCGGCGTCCAGGGTTCTGGAGCCGAGCTGAACCAGGTCTGGGCCAACCTGATCGACAACGCGCTCGACGCGGTGGCCGCCTCGGGCCACGTCGCGATCACCGCGCGGAGCGAGCGCGGCCGCGTGGTCGTCGAGGTCGTGGACGACGGGCCCGGGATCCCGCGCCAGGACCAGCGGCGCGTCTTCGATCCCTTCTACACCACGAAGGGCGTCGGCCAGGGAAGCGGCCTCGGCCTGGACATCGTGCGGCGGCTGGTCCAGCGGCACGGCGGAGAGATCGACCTGGAATCGCGGCCGGGCCGCACCGCGTTCCGGGTGAGCCTGCCGGTGCTTCTCTGA